The Marivirga salinae DNA window TATTTGCTTTGCTAAAGATTGTATGCTAAGATCATTTAGTTTTATACTTATAAGTAAAAAAAAGACCTATAAAAGGTCTTTTTCTTATTATTAAATCGATATAATTTTCAATATCAATACAAGTAATCTAATGCTACTTGGTCATCTGAATTGAAAGGTCTGTTACTTCCGTCAGTACAAGCTAACATCCATGAAGCAGCAGATGCAGAAGCACCTGTTGGAGTTCCAGGAATATGGTTAGCACCTACTCCACCATCACCTTCATTAGCGGTTGAACCACCACAGCTAATACTTCTGTCGAAATAATCAGTATGACGGAATCCAATACAATGTCCCATTTCATGAGCAATGATAGTAGCTATTCCATCAACACTTAATCCGTAAGAAGATTCAAGAATACCACTCATTTTGATTTCTCCAAAAGGATCACATGAAGAAGTAGGGAAACCTGCTGAACCAAGTACACCTCTTCTTTCATCACCCTTTTTCAATCTAGTCATTACAATATCTGCTTGACTTTGATTGAAAACTCTTTGAAAAGATATAGTTAAGTTTTGAGCATTATAACGAGTAATAGCTTCCTCCATTCCATCTATCATAGCTGGACTGTATCCATTTCTACCGCCTTCTTCAGCATACATATTAATTACTCGAGGACCACAAACAAGATTGTCAGTACTGTACTGTTCTGAATCTGGTAAGTAACTTGGTTTCTCCATTTGAGCAATTGATTCATCCGTAAGGTAAATATCACCTTCAACTAAATAACCTTCCTCAAATTTCATTGGGACTTGGTCATAAATATTGAATCCCAAATCTTTTAATTTCTCCAATACAATTGGATCTACAGACAAATTATCTGCTGTAAGATTTTCATCTTCTTGACATGAAGTGAAAATAATAGCGCATGCAAATAGCGCTGATGCAATAACTTTTGACTTTGTTAACATAATTATTGGTTTAGATTAAAACTTTGGTAATTATATTGAATTAATCATTAAATACCAATAATATTTTTCATATTATGCTATACATAAAATATAATATTGTATCAGTCCAATGTTTCATTAGAAAATTAAAACTATGAAAAGTTCTATGATTATGTATATTATTAAATATGATATTAATTTTATTAATCCTTAATTATATGTAAGAACTCTGATTATTAGAGTGAAAAATTAGGCACAAAAAAACCGCTTTAATTTAATAAAGCGGTTTATAATTAAAATTTTAAATTTTATCAAGCACCAGTATCAGCTGGAGCAATTCTAGTCGATATTTTTTCATATTTAGCTTTTAATTCAGGATCAACTGAAAGAGTTTGTTTGATTGTCTTATAATTTTGAACCCCTACCATACTTTTAGCTAAAAGATTCAACGCTTCTTTGATAGCGTCAATTTTTTCTTCTTTCTCTTTGATTATTAAGCCCATAAACTGAACTTCAAAGTCATTAGCTCCTAATTCTTTTAATTTTGCTTCATCATCACCAGCACTTTCCAATTCACTATATCTTTTGGTGTCAAAACCTTCTTGCTTCTCAATGATTTTTTGGATAGCAG harbors:
- a CDS encoding M57 family metalloprotease — translated: MLTKSKVIASALFACAIIFTSCQEDENLTADNLSVDPIVLEKLKDLGFNIYDQVPMKFEEGYLVEGDIYLTDESIAQMEKPSYLPDSEQYSTDNLVCGPRVINMYAEEGGRNGYSPAMIDGMEEAITRYNAQNLTISFQRVFNQSQADIVMTRLKKGDERRGVLGSAGFPTSSCDPFGEIKMSGILESSYGLSVDGIATIIAHEMGHCIGFRHTDYFDRSISCGGSTANEGDGGVGANHIPGTPTGASASAASWMLACTDGSNRPFNSDDQVALDYLY